The following coding sequences lie in one Lolium perenne isolate Kyuss_39 chromosome 2, Kyuss_2.0, whole genome shotgun sequence genomic window:
- the LOC127335518 gene encoding benzyl alcohol O-benzoyltransferase → MAASSLAFVSRRGEPELVAPAGPTPRELKRLSDLDDQESLRFYRSVIYFYRSHPSRSGLDPARVIRHGLAAALLHYYPIAGRLRELPGRKLVVDCTGEGVWFVEADADVALDEFGDTLCPPVPCAGELLCLPESNSAVVVNRPLLYVQVTRLRCGGFVFGIQVCHSLVDAPGITQFLQAVGELAGGMEAPSVRPVWARELLDARDPPCPNYQHPEYELVANAANDKLRPGDKLVHRAFLFGPEEIATLREQLPPRMRARCSRFLLLSAFAWRCRTAALGYEPDDEVRFMFVMNARGKRDRPLPEGFYGNALTFGVARTTAGELCSAPLGRTVELIVAARARIAADDYAQSVADALVLRGRPRFTTARTYLVTDLTKSNLHEVDLGWGMPVYGGPATTTLATFHIPATGGGITVPMCLPPWAMERFAANVCAGLSPASSRRGRSSSVESAIRSNL, encoded by the exons ATGGCCGCCTCGTCTCTGGCTTTCGTGTCGCGCCGTGGCGAGCCCGAGCTGGTCGCGCCGGCCGGGCCGACGCCGCGCGAGCTCAAGCGTCTCTCCGACCTCGACGACCAGGAGAGCCTCCGGTTCTACCGCTCCGTCATCTACTTCTACCGGAGCCACCCGTCGCGCTCGGGCTTGGACCCGGCCAGGGTCATTCGTCACGGGCTGGCCGCGGCGCTCCTGCACTATTACCCCATCGCCGGCCGGCTCCGCGAGCTTCCCGGCAGGAAGCTCGTGGTGGACTGCACCGGCGAGGGCGTGTGGTTCGTCGAGGCCGACGCGGACGTCGCGTTGGACGAGTTCGGCGACACGCTGTGCCCGCCGGTCCCTTGCGCCGGAGAGCTCCTGTGCTTGCCCGAGAGCAACTCCGCCGTCGTCGTCAACCGGCCTCTGCTCTACGTTCAG GTGACGAGGTTGAGGTGCGGAGGCTTCGTGTTCGGCATCCAGGTGTGCCACAGCCTGGTCGACGCGCCGGGAATCACGCAGTTCTTGCAAGCCGTCGGAGAGCTCGCCGGCGGCATGGAGGCGCCCAGCGTGCGCCCGGTGTGGGCGAGGGAGCTGCTCGACGCGCGCGACCCTCCGTGTCCCAATTACCAGCACCCCGAGTACGAGCTCGTGGCCAACGCGGCCAACGACAAGCTCCGCCCGGGTGACAAGCTCGTGCACCGGGCGTTCCTCTTCGGCCCCGAGGAGATCGCCACGCTCAGAGAGCAACTCCCGCCACGGATGAGGGCCCGGTGCTCCCGGTTCCTGCTGCTGTCGGCGTTCGCGTGGCGCTGCCGGACGGCCGCGCTCGGGTACGAGCCCGACGACGAGGTGCGGTTCATGTTCGTGATGAACGCCCGCGGGAAGCGCGACCGCCCGCTCCCGGAGGGGTTCTACGGGAACGCGCTCACCTTCGGCGTGGCAAGGACAACGGCCGGCGAGCTCTGCTCAGCGCCGTTGGGCCGCACCGTGGAGCTGATCGTGGCGGCGAGGGCTCGGATCGCCGCCGACGACTACGCGCAGTCGGTCGCGGACGCACTGGTGCTGCGCGGGCGGCCGCGGTTCACGACGGCGCGAACGTATCTGGTGACAGACCTGACCAAGTCGAACCTTCACGAGGTGGACCTCGGGTGGGGGATGCCGGTGTACGGCGGGCCGGCCACGACGACGCTGGCCACGTTTCACATTCCCGCGACGGGCGGCGGGATCACCGTGCCCATGTGCTTACCACCATGGGCCATGGAGAGGTTTGCGGCCAATGTGTGCGCGGGGCTCTCGCCGGCTTCTTCGCGCCGTGGACGTTCCAGTAGCGTGGAGTCGGCTATACGGTCCAATTTGTAG